Genomic DNA from Modestobacter versicolor:
CAGGCCGGTCCAGCCGGCCAGGTAGCAGGCGACGAAGGCCAGCAGCATCGGCCGCTGCAGCCGCTGCCGGACCGCACCCAGCGGAACGACGGCGTTGAGCGGGATGACGATCAGCGCGTTCAGCCCGACCAGGGCCCCCGCGGCGTGCGCGGACATGCCCTCGTCGCGCAGGTACTGCGCCGTCCAGCCGACGATCACGTAGGCCTGCATCGCCTGCAGGCCGAAGAACGCGGCCATCGTCCAGGCCAGCGGGCTGCGGCCGAGCGCGCGCAGCCGCACCGCGGTGTGGGAGCCGCGCGAGGCGCCCGGGCGGGCGGGCACGAACAGCCAGGGCAGGGCGGCCAGCAGGGCGAAGACGGCCCAGATGCCCAGGCTCCAGCGCCAGCCGTCGGCGCCGACGGCCTCGGCGATCGGTGCGGTGGAGATGCTCGCGACGCCGCCGCCGATGGCCAGCGCCGTGCTGTAGGCACCGACCAGCAGCCCGGTGCGCTCGGGGAACCACCGCTTCACCAGGCCGGGCAGCAGCACGTTGCCCAGCGCCCCGCCGACCATGGTCAGCACGGTGCCGAACAGGAACAGCCACACGTTCGGCACGGCGACCCGGAGCAGCAGGCCGACGGTCATCACCAGCAGCGCGGCGGCGAGCACGTGCCCGTCGCGGTAGCGGGCGGCCAGCGGGGGCCCGGCGAAGCCGATCAGCGCGAAGCAGATCAGCGGCATGCTGGTGATCAGCCCGGCCAGGCCGGACGAGATGCCCAGCCCCTGCTCGATCTCCTGCAGCACGGGGCCGACGCTGTTCACCGCGGTGCGCAGGTTGAAGCCGGTCAGCACGATGGCGGCGCCGACGAGGACGAGCCCGCGGCGGTCCACGGTCGTCGGCGGGGGAGCGACGGTCACGTCCGCTCATGTTCCTCCAGCGGTGCCCCGGTCCCTCGCGGCGGGTCAGACCCGGGCGTGCCCCACCCGCTGCACCCGGGGAGCCACCCGGGGCACCCGGCGCCACAGCGCCCGTTGCACGGCCAGCGTGCTCGACGCGGCGACGAGGATGCCGGCCACGTTGATCCCGAGCTGGGCCGTCGCCTCCCAGAACTCGCGGGCGTCGCCGAGCGCGAGCCCCAGCGCCATCGCCCCGGCCGCCGGCACGGTGGTGACGGAGATGAACACGCCGACCAGGGCCCCCGACCGGGCGGAGGTCAGCGAGAGCACCCCCGCGACACCGGCCAGCACCGCCACGACCAGCGACCACCGGTCGGGGTGGGTGATGAAGTAGGTGGCGCTGCGCTCCTGGTCGAGCAGCGCGGGTCCGAACCAGCCCAGCGCCCGGCCGAGCGCCGCCGCGGCGGCGGTGAGGGCGACCGCGAGCGCGAAGCCGACGGCCAGCGAGACGACCGCCCGCCGGGCCATCGTCCGGCGCCCGTGCACCAGGCCCACGGCCAGCGCGGCCAGCGGGCCGAACTCCGGGCCCAACACCATCGCGCCGATCACCAGGATCGCCGAGTCGGTCACCACGGCGATCGCGGCCAGCAGGGTGGCGATGGTCAGGAAGGCGAGGAAGGACACCGACAGGACGGCGTCGGTGGCCGTCGTCCGGATCACCTGCTCCCACACGACGGCGTCCGACCCGTCGCCCGGCGCGCGCTGCTCGGCCTCCTCCGCCGTCCGGGAGACCGCGGCGTCCACGCTCTCCATCGCGATGCCGCCGTCCCGGTCGACGTGCAGCTCGCGCAGCCCGTGCACCAGCGAGTCGGCGGACTCGCGGGCGACGTCGACGAGGAAGAGGTCGCCGGCCGGGCGCACCGAGGCGCCCGGGACGACGGCGAGGTGCGCGACGCCGGGGCAGTCGTCCAGCAGCTCGTGGACGGCGGCGGAGCGGTCGGCCGGCACCGTGATGCGCAGGTGGAGGAGCACGGCGCCACTGTGCCGGGGCCGCCCGTACCCCGGGCTAGCGGGTGCCGCTCACCGTCACCGTCGTGGTGGCGACCTGCTCGGTCGTGCCGTCGTCGGCGACCCGCAGCACGGCCAGCTCGTGCGGGCCGTCGCCGGCCGGTGCGGCCAGCAGCAGCGTCGGGCTCAGGCACTGCTGCAGCTGCAGCGCGGGCCCGGCCGCCGTCGGGGTGTAGGAGACGGTGCTGCCGGCGTTGCCGCGCACCGGGGTGCCGTCGAGGGTGACGACGTACGCGGTCTCGTCCGGCCCGGTCAGCCGGTACCGCAGCGCCTGGCCGGCGGTCACCTGGCTGCTGGCGACGCCGATGGCCACCGTGTCGCAGTCGGCGGCGAGCGGCACGTCCTCGGCGCCGCGGCTGCCGGCGAAGCCGAGCACCGCCATCACCACGACCGCCACCGCGAGCCAGGTCCAGTTCCGGCTGCGGCGGATGGTCGGCCGGTCGTCGGCCAGCGCGCGCTGGTCGTTGACGTCGCGGGCGTAGTGCATCCGGGTGCGCCGGTTGCCGGCCACCAGCTCCGGGTCCTCACGGCCCCGGACGCCCCCGAAGATGAAGCTCACGCCGTCAGTGTGCCTCCGGCCCCGTCCAGAGGCTCACCCCGAGCGTGCGAGGGGTGAGGAGGACGGGGTCCTCTCAGTCGTGCTGGGTGGCGGCCGAGCCGGTGCCGGCCGGGTCGTCGGGCACGGTGCCCACGCCCGGTCCGGACTCGGTGCCCGGGGCGCCGGCCGGCGCCATCGAGCGCAGCAGGATCTGGCTGACGTCGAGCACCTCGACGTGCTCCTTCGCCTCGCCGGCCTGCTTCTTGCTGGTCACCGCGTCGCTGAGCATGGTGATGCAGAACGGGCAGGCGGTGGAGATGACGTCGGGATCGAGCTCGAGCGCCTCCTCGGTGCGCTCGACGTTGATCCGCTTGCCGATCTTCTCCTCCATCCACATCCGCGCGCCGCCGGCGCCGCAGCAGAAGCCGCGGTCTTTACAGCGGTGCATCTCCTGGGTGGTCAGGCCCTGCACCGAGTCGAGGATCTCGCGCGGCGGTGTGTAGACCTTGTTGTGCCGGCCCAGGAAGCACGGGTCGTGGTAGGTGACCTTGCGGTCGATCGGGGTGACCGGGGTGAGCCGGCCCTCCTCGACCAGCTGGCCCAGCAGCTGGGTGTGGTGCACGACGTCGTAGTCGCCGCCCAGCTGCGGGTACTCGCGGTTGATCGAGTTGAAGCAGTGCGGGCAGGTGGCGACGATCTTCCGCCGTCCGGCCGGGCGCTCCTCGAAGACGGCGTTGAGCGTCTCGACGTTCTCCTGCGCCAGCTGCTGGAAGAGGAACTCGTTGCCCATCCGGCGGGCCGGGTCGCCCGAGCAGGTCTCCCCGTTGCCGAGGACGGCGAACTCCACGCCGGCGATGTGCAGCAGCTCGGCGACGGCCTTGGTGACCTTCTTGGCCCGGTCGTCGATGGCGCCGGCGCAGCCCACCCAGAACAGGTACTCGACGTCGTCCTCGATCGCGCCGTCGACCTTCCGGACCTCGAAGTCCAGCTCCTTGGTCCACTCCTCGCGGACGTTGCCGCCCACGCCCCACGGGTTCCCGCGGTTCTCCAGGTTGCGCATCATCACGCCGGCCTCGGAGGGGAAGGACGACTCGATCAGCACCTGGTAGCGGCGCATGTCCATGATGTGGTCGACGTGCTCGATGTCGACCGGGCACTGCTCGACGCAGGCGCCGCAGTTGGTGCAGCTCCACAGCACGTCGGGGTCGATGACCCCGCCCTCCTCGAGGGTGCCGACCAGCGGCCGGTGCGCCTGGGCGTCGTTGGTGCCCTGGATGCGGGCGTAGCCGGAGGCCCACACCTGCTCGTCGCTGGGCTCGAGGGTGGTGAAGTCGGCGAAGTTCGGCGCCTCGTCGGAGGCCTTGGACGCGCCGGTGAGGTACGGGGCCTTGGCGTACAGGTGGTCCCGCAGGTCCATCACGACCATCTTGGGCGACAGCGGCTTGCCGGTGTTCCAGGCCGGGCACTGGCTCTGGCACCGCCCGCACTCGGTGCAGGTGGTGAAGTCCAGCATCCCCTTCCAGGTGAAGTCCTCGATCTTGCCGCGACCGAAGACGTCGTCCTCGCCGGGGTCCTCGAAGTCGATCGGCTTGCCGCCGGAGGTCATCGGCTGCAGCGGGCCGAGCGCGACCTTCCCGTCGTCCTCGCGCTTGAAGTAGATGTTGAAGAACGCGCTGAAGCGGTGCCACGCGACGCCCATGTTGAGCACCCGGGAGATGGTGATCAGCCAGGCCAGGCTGACCACGATCTTGACGAACGCGACGACCGACAGCAGGTCCGGGCTGGCCGGCACGATGTTCGCGAGCGCCCCGGAGACCGGGTGCGACCACGCCGGGGCGTCGGTCAGGTCGGCGGCCACCTTGATCGCGCGGATCAGCAGGATGCACAGGCCGATGGTCAGGACGACGGCTTCGACGAAGTAGCCGCGGCCCTCGTTGGACCCGGCGAACCGGCTGGCCCGGCCCTGCCGGCGCGGGTGGTCCTTCTGCCGCCGGTAGATCAGGTACAGGATGCCGAGCACGGTGCCGGTGCCGATCAGGTCGACGAAGAGGTTCCACAGCGCCCACTCGCCGATCAGCGGCAGGTGCCACTCCGGGTTCCACACCTCGCCGAACGCCTCGACCAGGGTGAGGAACAGCCCGTAGAAGCCGACGAACACGAACCAGTGGGCGGCGCCGATGGCCGACCACTTGAGCATCCGGGTGTGCCCGAGCGACTCGACGGCCAGCGTCTTCAGCCGCGGCCCCACCGGGCGCAGCCGGGTGGGGTCGGGCTGGCCGGCCTTGAAGATCCGCAGCATCGCGCGGACCGCCTTGGTGGCGTAGACCACCGAGACGACCAGGAGGACCACGGCCAGCGTGCCGAGGACGATCTGCAACGGGCCCATGAGCTCCCTCTCGTGCGTGCGCGGGCGTCGTCGCCCACCCGGCCACGGACACTAACCGGGGCGGCCACAGGCTACTCGCCAGTAACACGAGGCGCCGCCGTGCACCGCGGTGCGACGGGACGCGCGCTGGTGCCGCCGACCCCGCGCCACCGGGCGGGTCCGGCAGCGCGGGCGCGTGGTCGGTCAGCCGGCCCGCACCACGCCGCCAGCAGTCGGTCCCCGGTGCGGATCTCCACCTGGAGCTCGGGCGGCGGGAGGCCGGCGCCCGCGATGCGCAGCCGGCCGCGCGTCTCCAGCGGGGACTCGGCCCGGCTGTCCGCGAGCCCGACCGCACGGACGGTCCGGGCGGCGCAGGCGCAGCTGTGGACAGCCGGGTCGCGAGCCCCGCGCGAACGCCGCCGGACACGCGCTGCAGCGGGAGATCCGCAGCGTCGGCGCGTGGTCGGTCCGGGCGACACGCCGGGCGTCCTCGTCGGTGCGCACTACCGCGCATGGTGCACTACTGCGGACACCGTCACCGGACGGCGTCGCGGAGGAGGTGCGGTGGACGCCAGCCAGCTGCTCAAGGGCGTGCTCGACGTCGCGGTGCTGGCCGTCGTGCGCCAGGCCGACGGCTACGGCTACGACGTCGTCCGCCGGCTGCGGGCCGCCGGGCTCGAGGAGGTCGGCGACGCCTCGGTCTACGGGACGCTGCGCCGGCTGTACCAGGCAGGGGCGCTGACGTCCTACGTCGTGCCCAGCGACGAGGGACCGCACCGCAAGTACTACGCGATCAACGACAGGGGGCGTTCGGTGCTGCAGGACTCGGGCAAGACGTGGAGGACGTTCGTCGACTCCGTCGACGGCCTGCTCGCCGGGGCGTCGGCGTGAGCGCGCCGGCGCCGGCGGGGATCGCGCAGGAGGCGCGCGACTACCTGCGCGACGTGGAGGCCGAGCTCGCCGACCTGCCCGCCGAGGAGCGCGGGGCCCTGCTGGAGGACCTCGAGCAGCACCTGGAGGCGCTCGCCGAGGAGGGGGACGACTGCCCGGTGCTCATCCGGCTCGGCTCGCCGGCCGCCTACGCCGAGGAGCTGCGCGCCGCCGCCGGCCTGCCGGCCCGCGGGGCCGCCCGGTCGCCGGCGCGGACGGCGCAGCTGCGGCGGGAGGTCGACCGGCTGCGGGCGCACCCGCTCGCCGGTGAGGTCCGGCAGCTGCTGCACGAGCTGCGCCCGGGCTGGTGGGTGCTCCGCGGCTACCTGGTGGTCGCCGTGCCGTGCCTGGTCACCTACGGCTGGGTCGGCGTCCCGGTGCCCGAGCCGCTGGGCAGCCCGCTGCTCGGCTTCGTGCTCGTGCTGGCCGCGATCGCGGCCTCGGTCGCGCTGGGCCGGCGGCAGCTGCCCCGGCCGGTCGGCCTGCTGGTGAACGCGGCGGGGGCGCTGCTGGCGCTGGTCGGGCTGACCGCGGTCGGCGGCTCGCCGTCCTACGACGACGGCGGCGTCGCCTACGCGTCGTCCTACGACGTGGCCGTGGGCGACCAGCCGCTGGTCTCCCGGTACGGCCCGGTCACCGACGTGCTGCCCTACGCCTCCGACGGCACCCCGCTCGAGGGCGTGCTGCTCTACGACCAGGACGGCCGGCCGCTGCAGGTCGGCCTGCAGGAGTGGTGGGCCGACGGCTGCGCCCGGGTGCTGCGGCAGCCGCTGGCCGCCGACGGCGTGCCGGTGCCGCAGGCCTTCCCGCAGACCTACGTCGTCGACCCCTCGGGTGTCGACGGCTTCGGCAACCCGGCGCAGTGCGACGCCACGGTCGCCCGCCCGGAGGTGCCGCTGCCGGTCTTCCCCGCCCCGGCCACGGCCGGGCCGACGACGGCGCCCGGGTCGGGGGGCTGAGCAGGGCTGACGACGACGGCGGCGCCCCTCGGGAACACCGGCGCGAGGGCTGCCGTTAGGGTGGGCAGGAAAGTTGAGCGGACCCCGCGCAAGACACCGCAGCGCGCGGCGGCCCTCGGCTACCGGACCAGCACCACCCCGTCAGCAACGCACAGGAGAGTCCTTCCATGGCACGAGCAGTCGGTATCGACCTCGGCACGACGAACTCCGTCGTCGCGGTCCTCGAGGGCGGCGAGCCCACCGTCATCGCCAACTCCGAGGGTGCCCGCACCACCCCGTCGGTCGTCGCCTTCGCCAAGAACGGCGAGGTCCTGGTCGGCCAGTCGGCCAAGAACCAGGCGGTCACCAACGTCGACCGCACGATCCGCAGCGTCAAGCGCGAGATCGGCACCACCTGGAAGACCGGCGACATCGACGGCAAGCAGTACACCCCGCAGGAGATCAGCGCGCGGGTGCTGCAGAAGCTGAAGCGCGACGCCGAGACCTACCTGGGCGAGCCGGTCACCGAGGCCGTCATCACCGTCCCGGCGTACTTCGAGGACGCCCAGCGCCAGGCCACCAAGGAGGCCGGTGAGATCGCCGGGCTCAACGTCCTGCGCATCGTCAACGAGCCCACCGCCGCCGCGCTGGCCTACGGCCTGGACAAGGGCGAGACCGAGCAGACGATCCTGGTCTTCGACCTCGGT
This window encodes:
- a CDS encoding DUF389 domain-containing protein, giving the protein MLLHLRITVPADRSAAVHELLDDCPGVAHLAVVPGASVRPAGDLFLVDVARESADSLVHGLRELHVDRDGGIAMESVDAAVSRTAEEAEQRAPGDGSDAVVWEQVIRTTATDAVLSVSFLAFLTIATLLAAIAVVTDSAILVIGAMVLGPEFGPLAALAVGLVHGRRTMARRAVVSLAVGFALAVALTAAAAALGRALGWFGPALLDQERSATYFITHPDRWSLVVAVLAGVAGVLSLTSARSGALVGVFISVTTVPAAGAMALGLALGDAREFWEATAQLGINVAGILVAASSTLAVQRALWRRVPRVAPRVQRVGHARV
- a CDS encoding PadR family transcriptional regulator, yielding MDASQLLKGVLDVAVLAVVRQADGYGYDVVRRLRAAGLEEVGDASVYGTLRRLYQAGALTSYVVPSDEGPHRKYYAINDRGRSVLQDSGKTWRTFVDSVDGLLAGASA
- a CDS encoding (Fe-S)-binding protein is translated as MGPLQIVLGTLAVVLLVVSVVYATKAVRAMLRIFKAGQPDPTRLRPVGPRLKTLAVESLGHTRMLKWSAIGAAHWFVFVGFYGLFLTLVEAFGEVWNPEWHLPLIGEWALWNLFVDLIGTGTVLGILYLIYRRQKDHPRRQGRASRFAGSNEGRGYFVEAVVLTIGLCILLIRAIKVAADLTDAPAWSHPVSGALANIVPASPDLLSVVAFVKIVVSLAWLITISRVLNMGVAWHRFSAFFNIYFKREDDGKVALGPLQPMTSGGKPIDFEDPGEDDVFGRGKIEDFTWKGMLDFTTCTECGRCQSQCPAWNTGKPLSPKMVVMDLRDHLYAKAPYLTGASKASDEAPNFADFTTLEPSDEQVWASGYARIQGTNDAQAHRPLVGTLEEGGVIDPDVLWSCTNCGACVEQCPVDIEHVDHIMDMRRYQVLIESSFPSEAGVMMRNLENRGNPWGVGGNVREEWTKELDFEVRKVDGAIEDDVEYLFWVGCAGAIDDRAKKVTKAVAELLHIAGVEFAVLGNGETCSGDPARRMGNEFLFQQLAQENVETLNAVFEERPAGRRKIVATCPHCFNSINREYPQLGGDYDVVHHTQLLGQLVEEGRLTPVTPIDRKVTYHDPCFLGRHNKVYTPPREILDSVQGLTTQEMHRCKDRGFCCGAGGARMWMEEKIGKRINVERTEEALELDPDVISTACPFCITMLSDAVTSKKQAGEAKEHVEVLDVSQILLRSMAPAGAPGTESGPGVGTVPDDPAGTGSAATQHD
- a CDS encoding HAAS signaling domain-containing protein, whose translation is MSAPAPAGIAQEARDYLRDVEAELADLPAEERGALLEDLEQHLEALAEEGDDCPVLIRLGSPAAYAEELRAAAGLPARGAARSPARTAQLRREVDRLRAHPLAGEVRQLLHELRPGWWVLRGYLVVAVPCLVTYGWVGVPVPEPLGSPLLGFVLVLAAIAASVALGRRQLPRPVGLLVNAAGALLALVGLTAVGGSPSYDDGGVAYASSYDVAVGDQPLVSRYGPVTDVLPYASDGTPLEGVLLYDQDGRPLQVGLQEWWADGCARVLRQPLAADGVPVPQAFPQTYVVDPSGVDGFGNPAQCDATVARPEVPLPVFPAPATAGPTTAPGSGG
- a CDS encoding CynX/NimT family MFS transporter; this translates as MTVAPPPTTVDRRGLVLVGAAIVLTGFNLRTAVNSVGPVLQEIEQGLGISSGLAGLITSMPLICFALIGFAGPPLAARYRDGHVLAAALLVMTVGLLLRVAVPNVWLFLFGTVLTMVGGALGNVLLPGLVKRWFPERTGLLVGAYSTALAIGGGVASISTAPIAEAVGADGWRWSLGIWAVFALLAALPWLFVPARPGASRGSHTAVRLRALGRSPLAWTMAAFFGLQAMQAYVIVGWTAQYLRDEGMSAHAAGALVGLNALIVIPLNAVVPLGAVRQRLQRPMLLAFVACYLAGWTGLLLAPLTLTWLWVSLLGLGMGTFAMILALLGMRARTPESVGALSTVVQGWGYALAGVGPLLVGLLRGLTGGYTGMFVLVYAGVGLLLVTGWLICRERYVDDEVPGLVSGGSARADQPDVEVAGAEPAVTVPER